Proteins encoded in a region of the Pseudomonas denitrificans (nom. rej.) genome:
- the rlmH gene encoding 23S rRNA (pseudouridine(1915)-N(3))-methyltransferase RlmH translates to MRLRLIAVGSRMPRWVEEGWAEYVKRLPSELSLELVEIPLNTRGKNADVARLIRQEGEAMLSKVQPGERIVTLEVEGKPWSTPQLAQELDRWRLDARTVNLMVGGPEGLAPEVCARSEQRWSLSPLTLPHPLVRILVGEQIYRAWTVLSGHPYHK, encoded by the coding sequence GTGCGTCTGCGACTGATCGCGGTCGGCTCGCGCATGCCGCGCTGGGTGGAAGAGGGCTGGGCGGAGTACGTCAAGCGCCTGCCCTCGGAGCTGTCCCTGGAACTGGTGGAAATCCCGCTCAACACGCGCGGCAAGAATGCCGACGTGGCGCGGCTGATCCGCCAGGAAGGCGAGGCCATGCTGAGCAAGGTCCAGCCGGGGGAACGCATTGTCACCCTGGAAGTCGAAGGCAAGCCCTGGAGCACCCCCCAGCTGGCGCAGGAGCTCGACCGCTGGCGCCTGGACGCGCGCACCGTCAACCTCATGGTCGGTGGGCCGGAAGGCCTGGCGCCGGAGGTCTGCGCGCGCAGCGAGCAGCGCTGGTCGCTGTCGCCGCTGACCCTGCCGCACCCGCTGGTGCGGATCCTGGTCGGCGAGCAGATCTACCGCGCCTGGACGGTTCTGTCCGGGCACCCCTACCACAAGTAG
- the rodA gene encoding rod shape-determining protein RodA, with the protein MKRRSSLLQRLHIDGLLLLLLVTLGSVGLFVLYSASGKSWDLLIKQASSFGLGLGAMFVLAQIEPRFLARWVPLGYLIGVALLVVVDVMGHNAMGATRWINIPGVIRFQPAEFMKLLMPMTIAWYLSKRSLPPGFKHSVVGLALIVVPFVLILKQPDLGTAMLVLASGSFVLFVGGLRWRWIIMAVSAAVPVAVGMWYFVMHDYQKQRVLTFLDPESDPLGTGWNIIQSKAAIGSGGVFGKGWLLGTQSHLDFLPESHTDFIIAVLGEEFGLVGVCLLLVLYLLVIYRGLVITAQAQTLFGKLLAGSITMTFFVYVFVNIGMVSGLLPVVGVPLPFISYGGTSLVTLMSGFGVLMSIHTHRKWIAQV; encoded by the coding sequence ATGAAGCGGCGCTCCAGCCTGCTGCAGCGCCTGCACATCGACGGCCTGCTGCTCCTGCTGCTGGTGACCCTCGGCTCGGTCGGCCTGTTCGTCCTCTATTCCGCCAGCGGCAAGAGCTGGGACCTGCTGATCAAGCAGGCCTCGTCGTTCGGCCTGGGCCTGGGCGCGATGTTCGTGCTGGCGCAGATCGAGCCGCGCTTCCTCGCCCGCTGGGTGCCGCTGGGCTACCTGATCGGCGTGGCGCTGCTGGTGGTGGTGGACGTGATGGGCCACAACGCCATGGGTGCGACCCGCTGGATCAACATTCCCGGGGTGATCCGCTTCCAGCCGGCGGAATTCATGAAGCTGCTGATGCCCATGACGATCGCCTGGTACCTGTCCAAGCGCTCGTTGCCGCCGGGCTTCAAGCACAGCGTGGTGGGCCTGGCGCTGATCGTCGTGCCCTTCGTGCTGATCCTCAAGCAGCCGGACCTGGGCACCGCCATGCTGGTGCTGGCGTCCGGCTCCTTCGTGCTGTTCGTCGGCGGGCTGCGCTGGCGCTGGATCATCATGGCCGTATCGGCCGCGGTGCCGGTCGCCGTGGGCATGTGGTACTTCGTCATGCACGACTACCAGAAACAGCGCGTACTGACCTTCCTCGACCCGGAAAGCGATCCGCTGGGTACCGGCTGGAACATCATCCAGTCAAAAGCGGCCATCGGTTCCGGCGGCGTCTTCGGCAAGGGCTGGCTGCTGGGCACGCAGTCCCATCTGGATTTTTTGCCCGAAAGCCACACGGACTTTATCATTGCCGTGCTCGGCGAAGAGTTCGGCCTGGTCGGCGTATGCCTTCTGCTGGTGCTGTACCTGCTGGTGATCTACCGGGGGCTGGTGATCACGGCGCAGGCGCAGACGCTGTTCGGCAAGCTGCTGGCCGGCAGTATCACCATGACCTTCTTCGTGTATGTGTTCGTCAACATTGGTATGGTCAGCGGATTGTTGCCAGTGGTGGGGGTACCGCTGCCCTTTATCAGTTACGGCGGAACTTCGCTGGTGACCCTGATGTCAGGGTTCGGCGTTTTGATGTCGATTCACACCCACCGGAAGTGGATCGCCCAGGTTTGA
- a CDS encoding D-alanyl-D-alanine carboxypeptidase family protein codes for MNIFNFAKRLSLLVLFSAPVASWAAEVVPAAPQLAAKAWVLMDGASGNILVENAGDERLPPASLTKLMTAYIATKEIEGGRIAESDLVTVSEHAWRTGGSRMFIKVGSQVSVSDLLHGIIIQSGNDASVALAEHIAGSEDAFADMMNTTAQKLGMTNSHFMDATGLPNPDHYSSAKDMATLARAIIYGEPTHYAIYAQKEFFWNNIKQPNRNLLLWRDKTVDGLKTGHTDEAGYCLVASAVRDGQRMIAVVFGTNSEQARAAETQKLLTYGFRFFETQTFYKKGTELTKAMVWKGSEHEVKAGLSEDLTMTVPRGQLKQLQANMVVEPNLMAPIQQGQVIGKVEVKLNDKVVRTADLVALNAVEEGGFFRRIWDSIRLFFFGLFN; via the coding sequence ATGAACATCTTCAACTTCGCCAAACGCCTGTCCTTGCTCGTGTTGTTCAGCGCCCCCGTGGCCAGCTGGGCAGCTGAAGTCGTTCCCGCCGCCCCGCAGCTCGCGGCCAAGGCCTGGGTGCTGATGGACGGCGCCAGCGGCAACATCCTGGTCGAGAACGCCGGGGACGAGCGCCTGCCGCCCGCCAGCCTGACCAAGCTGATGACCGCCTACATCGCCACCAAGGAAATCGAAGGCGGTCGCATCGCCGAATCCGACCTGGTCACCGTCAGCGAACACGCCTGGCGCACCGGCGGCTCGCGCATGTTCATCAAGGTCGGCTCCCAGGTTTCGGTGAGCGACCTGCTGCACGGCATCATCATCCAGTCGGGCAACGACGCCTCCGTTGCCCTGGCCGAGCACATCGCCGGCAGCGAAGACGCCTTCGCCGACATGATGAACACCACCGCGCAGAAGCTGGGCATGACCAATTCCCACTTCATGGACGCCACCGGCCTACCCAACCCGGACCACTACTCGTCCGCCAAGGACATGGCCACCCTGGCCCGCGCCATCATCTACGGCGAGCCGACCCACTACGCCATCTACGCGCAGAAAGAGTTCTTCTGGAACAACATCAAGCAGCCCAACCGCAACCTGCTGCTGTGGCGCGACAAGACCGTCGACGGCCTGAAAACCGGCCACACCGACGAGGCCGGCTACTGCCTGGTGGCTTCCGCCGTGCGTGATGGCCAGCGCATGATCGCCGTGGTGTTCGGCACCAACAGCGAACAGGCTCGCGCCGCTGAGACCCAGAAGCTGCTCACCTACGGCTTCCGCTTCTTCGAAACCCAGACCTTCTACAAGAAGGGCACCGAGCTGACCAAGGCCATGGTCTGGAAAGGCTCCGAGCACGAAGTCAAAGCCGGCCTGTCCGAAGACCTGACCATGACCGTGCCGCGCGGCCAGCTCAAGCAGCTGCAGGCCAACATGGTCGTCGAGCCGAACCTCATGGCGCCGATCCAGCAGGGCCAGGTCATCGGCAAGGTCGAGGTCAAGCTGAACGACAAGGTCGTCCGCACCGCCGACCTCGTCGCCCTGAACGCCGTGGAAGAAGGCGGCTTCTTCCGCCGCATCTGGGACAGCATCCGCCTGTTCTTCTTCGGCCTGTTCAACTGA
- the mrdA gene encoding penicillin-binding protein 2, producing MPQPIQLKDHEKDARLVRARVIVGGVAIFLLALVLVARMYHLQVTQYDYHSTLSENNRVHVQPIPPNRGLIFDRNGVIIADNRPSFSLTITRERTENLQETLKTLVEILGLTEEDKAIFEKRMKQGRRPFEPVPIMFELSEEQIARIAVNQYRLNGVDVAAQFVRHYPLGEHFAHSVGYVGRINEAELKKLDPVAYSGTHHIGKTGVEKFYEDALHGTVGYEEVETNARGRVLRVLKRTEPVSGRDIVLSIDSKLQAAAETALAGRRGAIVAIQPSTGEVLAMVSQPAYDPNLFVTGISFKDYAALRDSEDRPLYNRVLRGLYPPGSTVKPAVAIAGLDAGVVTPSSRVFDPGYYQLPNYDHKYRNWNRMGDGWVTLETAIMRSNDTYFYDLAHKLGIDRLHDYMSEFGFGQRVALDMYGEAEGLMPSRQWKRALRRQAWFPGETLILGIGQGYMQATPLQLAQMTALLANKGKWIRPHLAKTIDGKPPVDEDPMPDIKLKDPNNWNLVDYGMQQVVHGARGTAHKVGATSVYRIAGKSGTAQVVAIKQGEKYNRSKLLERHRDHALFVGFAPADNPQIAVAVMVENGESGSGVAAPVLKAVTDAWLLDETGKLKAEYAPQATAEAPKP from the coding sequence ATGCCGCAGCCGATACAGCTCAAGGACCACGAGAAGGACGCCCGTCTGGTCCGCGCCCGCGTCATCGTTGGCGGGGTGGCGATCTTCCTGCTCGCCCTGGTGCTGGTGGCGCGCATGTATCACCTGCAGGTGACGCAGTACGACTATCACTCGACGCTGTCGGAGAACAACCGCGTCCACGTGCAGCCGATTCCGCCCAATCGCGGGCTGATCTTCGACCGCAACGGGGTGATCATCGCCGACAACCGCCCTAGCTTCAGCCTGACCATCACCCGCGAGCGCACCGAGAACCTGCAGGAGACGCTCAAGACCCTGGTGGAGATCCTCGGCCTCACCGAGGAAGACAAGGCCATCTTCGAGAAGCGCATGAAACAGGGGCGCCGGCCGTTCGAGCCGGTGCCGATCATGTTCGAGCTGTCCGAGGAGCAGATCGCCCGCATCGCGGTGAACCAGTACCGCCTCAATGGCGTCGACGTGGCTGCGCAGTTCGTCCGCCATTACCCGCTGGGCGAGCACTTCGCCCACTCGGTCGGCTATGTCGGGCGGATCAACGAGGCGGAACTGAAGAAGCTCGACCCGGTGGCCTATTCGGGCACCCACCACATCGGCAAGACCGGCGTGGAAAAATTCTACGAGGACGCGCTGCACGGCACGGTTGGCTACGAGGAAGTCGAGACCAACGCCCGCGGCCGCGTCCTGCGCGTGCTCAAGCGCACCGAGCCGGTCTCCGGCCGTGACATCGTGCTGAGCATCGACAGCAAGCTGCAGGCTGCCGCGGAAACCGCACTGGCCGGCCGGCGCGGCGCCATCGTGGCGATCCAGCCGTCCACCGGCGAAGTGCTGGCCATGGTCAGCCAGCCCGCCTACGACCCCAACCTGTTCGTCACCGGCATCAGCTTCAAGGACTATGCGGCCCTGCGCGATTCCGAGGACCGCCCGTTGTACAACCGCGTGCTGCGCGGCCTGTACCCGCCGGGCTCGACGGTAAAACCGGCGGTGGCCATCGCCGGCCTCGATGCAGGCGTCGTGACGCCCTCCAGCCGAGTGTTCGACCCCGGCTATTACCAACTGCCGAACTACGACCACAAGTACCGCAACTGGAACCGCATGGGCGACGGCTGGGTGACCCTGGAGACCGCGATCATGCGCTCCAACGACACCTACTTCTACGACCTCGCGCATAAGCTGGGGATCGACCGCCTGCACGACTACATGAGCGAATTCGGCTTCGGCCAACGGGTCGCCCTGGACATGTACGGCGAAGCGGAAGGCCTGATGCCGTCGCGCCAATGGAAGCGCGCGCTGCGCCGACAGGCCTGGTTCCCCGGTGAAACCCTGATTCTCGGCATCGGCCAGGGCTACATGCAGGCCACGCCGCTGCAGTTGGCGCAGATGACCGCGCTGCTGGCCAACAAGGGCAAATGGATTCGACCGCACTTGGCCAAGACCATCGACGGCAAGCCGCCGGTCGACGAGGACCCGATGCCGGATATCAAGCTCAAGGACCCGAACAACTGGAACCTGGTGGACTACGGCATGCAGCAGGTAGTCCATGGGGCTCGCGGCACCGCGCACAAGGTTGGCGCCACGTCCGTCTACCGCATTGCCGGCAAGTCCGGTACCGCGCAGGTCGTCGCGATCAAGCAGGGCGAGAAATACAACCGCTCCAAACTGCTCGAGCGCCACCGCGACCACGCCTTGTTCGTCGGCTTCGCGCCGGCAGACAACCCGCAGATCGCCGTGGCCGTGATGGTGGAGAACGGCGAGTCCGGCTCCGGCGTTGCCGCCCCCGTGCTCAAGGCCGTGACCGACGCCTGGTTGCTCGACGAGACCGGCAAGCTCAAGGCCGAATACGCACCGCAGGCCACGGCGGAGGCGCCCAAACCATGA
- the rsfS gene encoding ribosome silencing factor, whose amino-acid sequence MQTEQLVELTIAALEDLKAQDITVIDVREKTSITDVMVIATGASSRQVKSLADNVLEKVKEQGVRPIGSEGQEGGEWVLIDLANVVVHVMQPATRQFYDLERLWQGAEQSRASHSAE is encoded by the coding sequence ATGCAAACCGAACAACTGGTCGAACTGACCATCGCCGCCCTGGAAGATCTCAAGGCGCAGGACATCACCGTCATCGACGTGCGCGAGAAGACCAGCATCACCGACGTCATGGTCATCGCCACCGGCGCCTCCAGCCGTCAGGTCAAGTCGCTGGCCGACAACGTCCTGGAAAAGGTCAAGGAACAGGGCGTGCGCCCGATCGGCAGCGAAGGCCAGGAAGGCGGCGAGTGGGTCCTGATCGACCTCGCCAATGTCGTGGTCCACGTCATGCAGCCGGCCACCCGCCAGTTCTATGACCTGGAACGCCTGTGGCAGGGCGCCGAGCAGAGCCGCGCCTCGCACAGCGCCGAGTAA
- the nadD gene encoding nicotinate-nucleotide adenylyltransferase → MNKARSRRVGLFGGTFDPVHIGHLRSALEMAEQFEFDELRLIPNFRPPHRDTPQVKPEQRLAMVELAVAGVTPLVVDDRELKRDKPSYTIDTLESLRGELDEQDQLFLLVGWDAFCGLPTWHRWEELLEHCHIVVLQRPDADSEPPEDLRDLLAARSVADPKAMTGPAGQITFVWQTPLAVSATQIRQLLSQGRSVRYLVPDAVLNYIEAHGLYQASH, encoded by the coding sequence ATGAACAAGGCGCGTTCCCGTCGGGTCGGTCTGTTCGGTGGCACCTTCGACCCGGTGCACATCGGTCACCTGCGCAGTGCGCTGGAGATGGCCGAGCAGTTCGAGTTCGACGAGTTGCGCCTGATCCCCAACTTCCGCCCGCCGCACCGAGACACCCCCCAGGTGAAACCGGAGCAGCGGCTGGCGATGGTCGAGCTGGCAGTAGCCGGCGTGACCCCGCTGGTGGTCGATGACCGCGAGCTGAAGCGTGACAAACCCTCCTACACCATCGACACCCTGGAGTCGCTGCGTGGGGAGCTGGATGAGCAGGACCAGTTGTTCCTGCTGGTCGGCTGGGACGCATTTTGCGGCCTGCCGACCTGGCATCGCTGGGAAGAGTTGCTGGAGCACTGTCATATCGTCGTGCTGCAGCGCCCGGATGCCGACAGCGAGCCGCCGGAAGACCTGCGCGACCTGCTGGCGGCGCGCAGTGTTGCCGACCCGAAGGCGATGACCGGCCCCGCCGGGCAGATCACCTTCGTCTGGCAGACGCCGCTGGCAGTATCCGCCACCCAGATCCGCCAACTCCTGTCGCAGGGGCGCTCGGTGCGCTACCTGGTGCCGGATGCGGTATTGAACTATATCGAGGCGCACGGCCTGTACCAGGCGTCTCACTGA
- the mltB gene encoding lytic murein transglycosylase B produces the protein MKKGMQVLRAWAARGVHWVGIAGAIGMSGAAGAGDYDGSPQVAEFVSEMTRDYGFAGEQLMGLFHDVERKQSILDAISRPAERVKTWKEYRPIFVTDARINRGVDFWNQNAEALARAEQEYGVPAQYIVSIIGVETFFGRNTGNFKVMDALSTLGFDYPPRADFFRKELKQFLLLAREQQVDPLSLTGSYAGAMGLPQFMPSSFRAYAVDFDGDGHINIWSDPTDAIGSVANYFKQHGWHTGEPVVSQAEIGTSTAEDALTQGLEPQMNLGQLRSQGWRTHDVIRDDLMVTAMRLEGAQGTEYWVGLPNFYVITRYNRSAMYAMAVHQLAGEIAKARGVH, from the coding sequence GTGAAGAAAGGAATGCAAGTACTGCGCGCCTGGGCTGCCAGGGGGGTGCATTGGGTCGGAATCGCGGGGGCGATCGGCATGTCCGGCGCCGCTGGCGCGGGCGACTACGATGGTTCGCCCCAGGTCGCCGAGTTCGTCAGCGAGATGACCCGTGACTACGGCTTCGCCGGCGAGCAGCTCATGGGTCTCTTCCACGACGTGGAACGCAAGCAGTCCATCCTCGACGCCATCTCCCGCCCCGCCGAGCGGGTGAAGACCTGGAAGGAATACCGGCCGATCTTCGTCACCGACGCGCGCATCAACCGCGGGGTGGACTTCTGGAACCAGAATGCCGAGGCCCTGGCCCGCGCCGAGCAGGAATACGGCGTGCCGGCCCAGTACATCGTCTCCATCATTGGCGTGGAGACCTTCTTCGGCCGCAATACCGGCAACTTCAAGGTGATGGACGCGCTGTCCACCCTGGGCTTCGACTACCCGCCGCGCGCCGACTTCTTCCGCAAGGAGCTCAAGCAGTTCCTGCTGCTGGCCCGCGAACAGCAGGTCGACCCGCTCAGCCTCACCGGCTCCTATGCCGGCGCCATGGGCCTGCCGCAGTTCATGCCGAGCAGCTTCCGCGCCTACGCCGTGGACTTCGACGGAGACGGCCACATCAATATCTGGAGCGACCCCACCGATGCCATCGGCAGCGTCGCCAACTACTTCAAGCAGCACGGCTGGCACACCGGCGAGCCGGTGGTGTCGCAGGCGGAAATCGGCACCTCGACCGCCGAAGACGCGCTTACCCAGGGCCTGGAACCGCAGATGAACCTCGGTCAGCTACGCTCTCAGGGCTGGCGAACCCATGACGTGATCCGCGACGACCTGATGGTGACCGCCATGCGCCTGGAAGGCGCGCAGGGCACCGAGTACTGGGTCGGGCTGCCGAACTTCTACGTGATCACCCGTTACAACCGCAGCGCCATGTACGCCATGGCGGTCCATCAGCTGGCCGGCGAGATCGCCAAGGCACGAGGTGTCCATTGA
- a CDS encoding septal ring lytic transglycosylase RlpA family protein: MSKRIASPGLWSLAACVGLSTVFLASCTGNRAPQQQPVASSGISGPYDYNRPHRDGAPWWDVDVSRIPDAVPMPHNGPFKNNPYTVLGKTYYPLNNANTYSVVGTASWYGTKFHGQATANGEQYDLYGMTAAHKTLPLPSYVRVTNLDNGKSVIVRVNDRGPFYSDRVIDLSFAAAKKLGYAETGTAHVKVEGIDPDRWWASQGKQPPMIMALPKMAAQPVAQPQAVAMAQPIETYTPPPAQHAVPVAPVQIDSKKNASLPADGLYLQVGAFANPDAAELLKEKVGGLTGAKSFISSVVVNQQTLYRVRLGPIGTQDEASRMQDSIRVANLGQPKLVRLD; the protein is encoded by the coding sequence TTGAGCAAGCGAATCGCAAGTCCCGGCCTCTGGTCGCTGGCCGCCTGCGTTGGCCTGAGCACCGTGTTCCTCGCCAGCTGTACCGGCAACCGCGCGCCCCAGCAGCAGCCGGTGGCCAGCAGCGGCATTTCCGGTCCCTATGACTACAACCGCCCGCACCGCGACGGCGCGCCCTGGTGGGACGTCGACGTGTCGCGCATCCCCGATGCCGTGCCGATGCCGCACAACGGGCCGTTCAAGAACAACCCCTACACCGTGCTGGGCAAGACCTACTACCCGCTGAACAACGCGAACACCTACAGCGTGGTCGGCACCGCCTCCTGGTACGGCACCAAGTTCCATGGGCAGGCCACCGCCAACGGCGAGCAGTACGACCTGTACGGCATGACCGCCGCGCACAAGACCCTGCCGCTGCCCAGCTACGTCCGCGTGACCAACCTGGACAACGGCAAGAGCGTCATCGTCCGCGTCAACGACCGCGGCCCGTTCTATTCCGACCGGGTGATCGACCTGTCCTTCGCCGCTGCCAAGAAGCTCGGCTACGCCGAGACCGGCACCGCCCACGTGAAGGTAGAGGGCATCGACCCCGACCGCTGGTGGGCCTCCCAGGGCAAGCAGCCGCCGATGATCATGGCCCTGCCGAAGATGGCCGCGCAGCCTGTCGCACAGCCGCAGGCGGTCGCCATGGCCCAGCCCATCGAAACCTATACCCCGCCGCCAGCGCAGCACGCCGTGCCTGTGGCGCCGGTCCAGATCGACTCAAAAAAAAACGCTTCATTACCAGCCGATGGCCTGTATCTCCAGGTGGGTGCCTTCGCCAACCCGGACGCTGCGGAGCTCCTCAAGGAGAAGGTCGGCGGCCTGACGGGGGCGAAATCCTTTATCAGCTCGGTCGTGGTCAACCAGCAGACCTTGTACCGAGTGCGCCTGGGACCGATCGGAACGCAGGATGAAGCAAGTCGGATGCAGGACAGCATCCGCGTGGCCAACCTTGGCCAACCCAAGCTCGTGCGCCTGGACTGA